From Kaistella polysaccharea:
TTATTTCTTCAAATATTCATCAAAATAATCAGTCACTTTTTGCATCAAATGAACTCTGTCTTTTCCTAAAACATTATGCTCATGTCCCGGATAAACGAAGTAATCCATCTGCACACCATGATCTACCGCTGCCTTTAAAAAGTTCATGGAATGTTGCCAAACCACGACATTATCCTGAGCTCCGTGAATCATCAATAAATGTCCTTTTAGGTTTTGAACTTTGTCTAAAAGATTGGCCTGTTTATAACCTTCCGGATTATTTTGTGGAGAATCCATATATCTTTCGGTGTACATAATTTCATACATATTCCAGTCGATCACGGGACCTCCTGCTACTGCTACTTTGAAAACGTCTGGATGTTTCAACATAAAACTCGTGGTCATAAATCCACCATAACTCCAACCGTGAATTCCCAACCGATCGGCATCTACGTAAGGTAGAGATTTCAAATAAGCAACTCCTTGCAGTTGATCTTTCATTTCGGTTTCACCCGCATGTCTAAAAATGGCCTGTTCAAATTTTAATCCGCGGTTAGAAGAACCTCGTCCATCCATGGTGAAAACGATGTATCCTTTTTGCGCCATAAATTCGTACCACAAATTCCCTGAAGCCGGAAAACTATCGGTTACCAACTGCGCGTGCGGACCATTATACAAATACACAATTACCGGATATTTTTTGTTCGCATCAAAATCGGTTGGCAGAATAATTTTACCGTATAAAGGTGTTCCGTCATCTGCTTTCAAAGTGACATTTTTTATTTCCGGTCTGTCGTAATTTTTTAACGGATTTTCAGCACTCAGAATGTTTCTGGTTTTCAAGGTATTGGTGTTGATAACATTTACGACTCGGGGCGTAGTGGCATTGCTGTAAAAATCATACAGTTGACTACCATCTTTACTCAATATTCCGGTATGCATTCCCACACCTTGGGCAAGTCGCTGGGTTTTAAAATTCGTCCAGTCCACTTTATAAAGATGTCTTTCGAGCGGCGATACTTGTGTAGAAACATAATAAATTTCTTTTTTCTTTTCATTAAATCCGAGCACTTCGGTTACGACCCAATCACCTTTAGTCAGCTGCGCGACCAAACCTTTATCTACATTATAGTGGAAAAGATGATTGTATCCGGTGCGCTGACTTTGCCAGATAAAATCGGTATTTGAATTGGGGAAAAATAATAAGGGATGTTGAGGTTCCACATATTTATCAGACTGTTCCTCGAAAAGTTTTTTGATGAAGTTTCCCGACAGTGCATTATACTGATTCATTTTCATATCATTCTGATCCCGATTTAGCACGCCTACAAAAATAGATTTAGAATCGGGACTCCAAGTTATCGCAGTAAGATACTGTTCGGGGTCCCCTTCGATATTTAAAAATCTCTTGGTATTGCTTTTAATATCGTAAACTCCTAAAGTTACATGGTGAGATGGTGTTCCCGCCATTGGATATTTAATATTTTTATTCACCGCCGGAACCACGCTCCAGTCGATAATCGGATAGTCGCCTACCATAGTTTGATCCATTCTGTAAAAGGCGATTTTAGAATTATCCGGGGAGATAAAAATTCCCTTTTCAATCCCAAATTCCCGTTGATGAACCGCTTGTCCATTTACAATATTCTCCTCACTGTCATCGGTGATTGCAACAATTTTTCCATTGCGGTTGAGGTATAAATTATTTTTAACAGTGTACACAAATCCTTCGTTATCACTGAGCATTTCTATATTCTCCGCTTCCTTATCGATGTTAATCCAATCACGAACTTTCCAATCTTTACCCGAACGTTCCACCCAGAAATAATTGGAATCCTGCGTAAAATATCCTTTGTCTTTGGTGATAAAAGTAATTCGCGGAAAAGTTTTTAATTTTTTGTCAAGATCTAAATTTTTATTCAGCTGATAGAGCGAAACCAATGTGTCGCCTTTATGACTCGCGAGATCCGTAACCATATAGGCGTTTTTTGCCGACTGATAGTAGGATTTGCCATCATCAGCCCAGGAAAACTGCGAAATGTTTTTCACGGCAAGATTGCTTCTTAACCCGTTTACGGCTTCAGCAATAGTAAATTTTTGATTTTGCGCGAAAAGAAAACTTCCAAGAAAAAGAAATAATAAAGAGAGTTTAGCTATTTTCATGTGTTTTTAATAGGGTTTATAAATCAATGATACAATCTGTAGATATATTAAACATTATAGATTGCATTACAGGACGTTAAAATTAATAAATAAAATTGGTATTTTTTAGTTTCTTATTTTTGCCGAACTTTTGTACAGTACAGCCAAAGGATCTTGATCAGATTTGGGTTTATTCCATTGATACTGATGCGTCCAATACGCGACTTTCATTGAAAGAATTCCTAATCCTGCGCCAAAAAGCACATCAGAAATATAATGCTTATTATTTGCCATTCGCATAACGCCCACCGATGTTGCAACGCCATAAGCAACGTAAGGCACCCACTTATGGTTTTTGCCATATTCTATCGAAAGCATCGTTGCACCTGCAAAAGCATTCGCAGTATGGCCTGAAGGAAAAGAATATGCGGTGCCGTCAGGACGCGTTTCTTTAAGAGTTTTCTTAAGGATATACACTAAGCCCAAATTGAGGATCTGTCCTTTAATTAAGATTGCAGTACGGTTTTTCCAGTCCGTTTGCGCTTTCATGCCCAGTGCTTCAAAACCATAAATAGCTACTAAGGGAGAAAATTGAGCGTAATCATCAAGGTGATTTGTAAAACCGAACAGATGCTCGTTTCGCTCTTCTACAACTTCATTTTTTAATGATTCCTGGCCTCGGCCATCAGCAACAATTCCCGATATCATTAAACCTGCGGGAACGTATAATTTTTTATACTGGAAGTCGAAAGGTTTATCTTGGATTACCAAAGTAACCTTTCTCTGCGCCGGACTCAACATTACAAAAAAGCAGTAGACCCAAAAGAAAAGTATTTTTTTCATAAATAAAAGAATGAACAAATCTAAAATTTAAATATTTATTATCCTACATCAACATAATTAGCATGTGAGTAACCTAAATTTGCATTATCATTAACACCAAAAAATATTAAATATGGCAACTCAATGGAATTTAGATCAAAGTCACAGTGAAATCACTTTTAAAGTACGTCACATGATGATTTCTAACGTTAAAGGTTCTTTTACAAACTTTAACGCAACAATGGAAGCGGCAGATGATACCTTTAAAACCGCTAAAGTAAATGCGACTATTCAGACAGATTCTGTGAATACCAATAGTGCAGACAGAGATACGCATTTGAAAAGTGAAGATTTTTTCAACGTAGAAGCAAATCCACAAATTACATTTGAAACTGATTCTTTAAATAACGAAATCACGGGAAATCTTACGATCAATGGCGTTACGAAACCGGTAAAACTTGATGTAGAGTTTGGTGGAATTAACGTAGATCCGTGGGGAAATACAAAAGCAGGTTTTTCATTCGAAGGAAAAATTAAACGTAGTGATTTCGGTTTAAACTGGAATGCAGCCTTGGAAGCAGGTGGCGTTATGGTTTCCGATGACGTGAAAATCGCGGGCGAATTACAGTTCGTTAAAGCATAATTACCAGCTTCTAAAAAAACAAAAGTTCACCTTTTTGAGGTGAACTTTTGTTTTGAGGAATTTTGTATATAATTAATAGGTAATCCAGAAATAGGATTGATAGTCTGTTACAATTCTTCTTGTGCATTGTACTGAACTCACTATTAATTCTACTTTTACAATGGGCATCTGTGCGGAAACTTTAACCTGCGGATTTATTTCCTTTGAGGTCTGTTTTGTACCATCTCCGTAAAAAATGGTCCAATCATAAGAATAGGCATGATTCGTTTCTGATGGTTTAAATACAATTATTCCTTCGGGATTTTTAACAAAACTGAAAGAAGAAACTTCAATTTTACATTTTTCAGAATTGAGGTAAAGTTCTTTTCCAGCGACTACTTCGATGGTTTTCTGGCATTTCAGAACTCCTTCAGCTGATTTTACATTCAAAGATAAAATAGCGTTACCAGGAACTGCTCCTTTGATAATTAAAGAATCACGTTGCGTATTCCCTTCCAAAATAATCTTCTGATCGCCGTGTGCCCATTGGAAACAATCGGTACAGTTTGCAGGTTTTTCGGCAATGGAATAAGCTTGTTTGTCGCCAATCTGCAGTTGTGCCGGTCCTTTAATAGTACATTGTGCCGCCCCAAAAATAAATAGGATCAGCGCAAAAAGAGTGTAAGTTTTTTTCATTTCAAGAGTTTTTAATGAATTTTAAACCTGAATAACTCCAAGATTAAATTTCTCTGTAATAGGTGCGTGATTTGCGGCTTCAATTCCCATAGAAATCCATTTTCTGGTATCGACCGGATTGATGATCGCATCCGTCCACAACCGCGCCGCCGCGTAAGTGGGCTCGGTTTGTTTTTTATATCGTTTCGAAATGGTATCTAAAATTTCCTGATGCTCTTCATCTGAAATTTCTTTCCCTTGTTTTTTTAAGGTTGATTCCTGAATTTGTGCCAATACTTTCGCCGCCTGAGTTCCACCCATTACCGCTAGTTCCGACCAAGGCCAAGCTACGATTAATCGCGGATCATAGGCTTTTCCGCACATGGCATAATTTCCGGCACCATAGGAATTTCCTGTAATTACCGTAAATTTCGGAACTACGGAATTGGCTACTGCATTCACCATTTTCGCTCCATCTTTGATAATACCGCCATGCTCAGATTTACTACCCACCATAAAACCGGTTACATCCTGCAGAAATAAAAGCGGAATTTTTCTCTGGTTACAATTGGCGATGAAACGCGTCGCTTTGTCAGCAGAATCAGAATAGATAACGCCACCAAACTGCATTTCTCCTTTTCCGCTTTTTACCAGCTTTCTTTGATTCGCTACAATTCCTACGCTCCAACCATCGATTCTTGCGGTCGCGCAAATAATGGTTTTACCGTAATCTGCTTTATATTCTTCGTATTCAGATTGATCAACCAAACATTTAATAATGTCAAATGAATCATACTGATCACCTCGCGAAACCGGCATGTGACCGAAAATATTTTCAATGCTTTCTTTGGGTGGAAAACTTTCCGTACGATCGAAACCAGCTTTATCATAATCGCCTATTGATTTCATAATCGTTCTGATTCTGTTCAGCGCATCCTTATCATCTTTAGCTTTGTAATCGGTTACACCGGAAATTTCACAGTGTGTAGTTGCTCCGCCCAAGGTTTCATTATCGATATTTTCGCCGATTGCAGCTTTTACCAAATAACTTCCTGCAAGGAAAATGGATCCTGTCTTATCAACAATCATTGCCTCGTCACTCATAATTGGTAGATAAGCTCCACCAGCTACACAACTTCCCATGACTGCAGAAATCTGAATAATTCCCATAGAACTCATTTTTGCATTGTTCCGGAAAATACGTCCAAAATGCTCTTTATCCGGAAAAATTTCGTCCTGCATTGGCAAGAAAACACCCGCAGAATCGACCAGATAAATAATTGGCAGTCTATTTTCCATTGAGATTTCCTGCGCACGAAGATTTTTTTTCGCTGTAATCGGGAACCATGCGCCAGCTTTTACCGAGGCATCATTGGCAACAACCAAACATTGCTTCCCCGAAACATAACCCATCACAACTACAACACCACCGCTGGGACAACCGCCTTGCTCCTCATACATTTCATATCCGGCAAAGGCTCCAATTTCTATAGAATCAGAATTTTTATCAAGAAGATAGTCGATGCGTTCGCGCGCCGTAAGTTTTCCTTCATCTCGCTGCTTCTGCAATCTTTTTTCGCCACCACCTTTTTTGATTTCACTCAATAAGCTGTTGATAGCGCCTAATTTTAATTTATTCTGATCTTCTCTTTTGTTAAACTCTAAATTCATAAGGTGAAAAAATTTGGTTTAAAGGTAAGATTTTTAATTATAATAGTTGTAAAAAACGAGACTACGAGTGCTGATTTTTAACTCAGTGAACATTTAGCATTTTTTAACATTATAGAAAAAAATAAAGACTAAAAATTTACGTTTACCCTTTAGAAGTTGAAGTTATTCAATTCCTAGTTTTATTTTTTTAATAGTTTATTATTTGAAGGACCCTAAAAGTTGTAGAGATTTTTAGGGTTTTTCGCTTCTGAAATGCATATTTTACGCAAATATCTAAATGGGATTTGTAGCTTTGCAAGAAGTATAAAAAAATAAAAATAGTGGTTCAAAAATCTGCCCTCTTTCGTCTTCATCTTATCGTTTTTTTATGGGGTTTTACCGCAATTTTAGGGAAACTTATTCATGCCGATGCCAGCATTCTGGTCTTCTACCGTATGTTTTTCGCTGCGCTCTTTCTGTTTATTTTCATCCGTTTTTTTAAAAAAGAGAGTTTGAAAATTTCAAAGAAGTTATTTTTGCAGTTAAGCGTTATCGGGGGTTTTATGGCGTTTCACTGGCTCTGTTTTTTTTATTCTATTAAAGTTTCCAATGTTTCAATTGCATTAAGTTGTCTTTCGCTTTCAACGCTCTTTGCGTCTGTTTTAGAACCTTTGATTTTCAAAAGAAAGATTGATGTTTCTGAAGTTATTATGGGCGTAGTTATTTTAATCTGTATGGGATTAATCTTCAAGACCGAATTTCAGTATAAAGAAGGTATTTTTTATGGAATTTTAACAGCTCTTTTCGGAACTATATTCTCTGTATTTAACGGCAAAATATTTGGTAAAACAAGCTCTGGAAATATTATATTTTACGAAATCTTTTCTGGGTGCGCCATTCTCACTGTTCTTTACCTCTTCACCGGTCAACTTTTTCAACTTCACGAAATAAGCATGCGTGACCTTACTTTAGTGCTCATACTGGCAAGTTTTTTTACCGCGTATCCAATGTTAGAATCTGTAAATTTGATGAAGTATATTTCCCCATTTACATTGATTCTCACCGTAAATTTAGAACCAGTTTACGGGATTATCCTTGCTTTTTTTATCTTTGGTGAATCTGAGCAGATGAGTCCAATATTTTATGGCGCTTCTGTGGTTATGATATCTGCGATTATCGTAAATGGGGTGTTAAAGGCTCGAAAAAGTACGGCCGCCAAAAAAGTACAGGATTCATGATAAAAATATTATTTGCTGCGTTTTTGTTTTTCGGATTTATTTCTGAAGCGCAAATCGTGCGGAAATATTCAAATGAATTTCTAAGTATAGGTGCTGGTGCGAGAGGACTCGCAATGGGTGGTGCCGTAATTTCCAGCCAGAATGATGTGTATTCTCCCATGTGGAATCCTGCAGGTTTAATTGGAGTAGAACGTGATTGGCAGGGAGCGGCAATGCATGCTGAATATTTCGAATCTATTGCCAAGTATGATTACCTTGCTTTTGCAAAACCAGTGGATAATAAAGGCGGCGCGTTCGCAATTTCAATTGTTCGTCTCGGTATTGATAACATTTTGAATACCACTCAATTAATTGATCCCGAAGGAAATATTGATTATGACAAAATCACCAGTTTTTCGCAGTCGGATTACGCAGCTTTGGTTTCTTACGCATTTCATCCAGGAGGAGATCAGCGGTTAGATTTTGGTGTGAATGCAAAACTCGTTTATCGAAATGTAGGTAAATTCGCCAGTGGTTATGGTTTTGGATTTGATTTAGGCGCGATTTACCACGCCGACTCAGGCTGGAACTACGGCGCCGTTTTAAAGGATGCCACAACAACCGTAAACTTCTGGACGGTCAATCAAAAAGAACTTTCAGCGGTTGTAAATGGTGAAGAATTTAATCCTGCGCCCAAAGATAAAATGGAGCTTACCATGCCCAAACTTAATTTAGGACTCAGCCGAAATTTCGAACTTAACCGTGATCTGGAACTTCTTCCCGAAGCCGGAATTAATGTAGATTTTGCAAAAACAGCAGCGGTCATTTCAACAGATTTTGCCAGCATAACTCCTTATGCGGGTGCAGAACTGAAATTTCAGGATATGGTGTTTGTGCGTGTTGGTGTGAATAGATTTCAAAACATTACCGATATTGAAAATTTAAAAAGAAAAATTTCCTTCCAACCAAGTGCTGGAATTGGGATTAAATATCAGGGTTTAACATTGGATTATGCCATTACAAATTCAGGAATTGGCGGATCTAATTTCTACTCCAACTTTTTTTCTTTGAAGCTCGACATGGGCGATTTCCGAAACTAAGAGCCGGAATTAAAATATTCCCAGACCATTTTACCTTTCGATTGCCCCAGTATTTCCTCTAAAGTTTCCAAATTAGATTCCTTTACCCTTTTTACCGATTTTAGTTTCTGCAGCAACATTTCAATCGTCTTCACCCCAACACCCGGAATTTCTTCAAGTTCAGATTTGATGGTTGAATTTTTCCGTCGCGTTCGGTGATGTTTTACGCCAAAACGATGGGATTCATCTCGAACTCTTTGTAAAATTTTCAGCGTTTCAGATTTCTTATCCAGATATAATGGAATGGAATCTTCCGGGAAATAAATTTCTTCCAGGCGTTTTGCAATCCCGATTATGGTGATTTTACCATAAAGACCAAGAAGTTTTAAACTTTTTACGGCAGAAGATAATTGGCCTTTTCCACCATCAATTAAAATAAGTTGTGGCAACGGTTCAGCTTCATCTAACAGCCTTTTATAGCGGCGATAAATAACTTCTTCCATGGTTTTATAATCGTCTGGACCCACTACTGTTTTCGGATGAAAAATTCGATAATCTGCTTTGCTTGGTTTTCCATCTTTAAAAACTACACATGCTGAAACTGGATTTGTCCCCTGAATATTTGAATTATCAAAACCTTCAATATGACGCGGTTCTTCAGGCATTCGCAACAACTTTTGCATCTCAGCCATAATTCTGTTCGTGTGTCTTTCCGGATCTATAATTTGAACCTGCTTCAGTTTTTCAATGCGGTATTCTTTCGCATTTTTTTCCGAAAGTTCTACAATTCGCTTTTTGTCGCCCACTTTCGGTACGATCAATTTTACATTCGGAATTTCTAATGTTAAATGAAAAGGAATTAAAATTTCTTTAGAATCAGAATTAAATTTCTGGCGGATTTCAATCATGGCTTCTTCCAACATATCTTCGTCAGATTCTTCCAGAATTTTTTTAATTTCTGTAGTGAAACTCTGTATAATATTTCCGTTCTGAATTTTAAAATAATTAATATAGGCGGCGGTCTCATCACTCGTCATTCCAAAAACATCAACATCATTAATGCTGGGATTTACTACCGTATGTTTTACCTGATAATTATCCAGCAAATCCATCCTTTCTTTCACCATCTGGGCATTTTCAAATTCAAGATTCTCGGCGAAGCTCATCATTTGATTGACCAGATATTCCTTCGCAATACGGAAATCTCCTTTAATAATACCCCGAATAGCTTCAATCTTGCGGTCGTAACTCTCCTTCATTTCCAGCATTTCGCAGGGACCTTCACAATTTTTGATGTGATATTCCAGACAAACACGGTATTTTCCCTCCGCAATTTTAGCGGGAGCCAGATTTAAATTACACGTCCGGATTTTATAAATATGTTTAATGGTATCCAGTAGAAACTTGGCGGGACGCACTTTCGCATAAGGTCCAAAATATTCTGAGCCATCTTTAATTTTATTACGAGTCATGAAAACACGCGGGAAATCTTCATTTTTAATGCAAATCCAGGGATACGTTTTATCATCCTTCAGCATCACATTATAAAAAGGTTGATGCTCTTTGATGAGATTATTTTCGAGCAGAAGCGCGTCGTATTCACTATTTACAACAGTCGTTTCCAAGCGAAAAATTTTAGCTACCATGATTCTGGTGCGGTAACCAGCCTGGTTTTTATTGAAATAAGATAAAACTCTTTTCTTTAAATTTTTCGCCTTTCCGACGTAAAGAAGCTGATTTAATTTGTCATAATACCGATAAACACCTGGGTCTGATGGTAAAGTTTTTAATTGAAGTTCTAAATCCGCATTCATCAGACAAAATTAAGTATTTGCTTCTTAGGAAAAGAAGAGATTTCTGAAAAAGAAAATCAGCCCGCCATGAAGACGAGCTGAATCATAAAATTTATCAGATTATTACGCGGTAATTTTCTCCGGAATTATAAGTGCTGATATCTTTCTTTTGTACTCAGAAAGCTGCGTTTCTATCGTGCGGGAATTTGTCTTAAAGTAGTGGGATTTCGCGAAAAGGTTTTCGTAATAGGAAATTCCATCCAACAAATTAATCTGGAAGTTCTTCCATTTTTTAACCTGCGCATTTGTAAAACTTTCAGAGAATTCTTCCATCTCGTTTTTCAGATAATCCACATATAATTTTAATTCATTAATAAATATATTCGGACGATTATCAGCAGACATCACATTTTTATTTCCGTAAATATGCTGAACCATATCGGCGAGTGAGACTTCTTTATCAAAATAAGCCAGATTAGGTCCGGGACAAATAACCACGCCTTGCTTTTCTCCTTTCACTGAAATGTCTTTTTCCAGATAAGAAGAGTTCCCAAGTCCAACACAAAGACAAGATTTTTCGGTAATGCGGCGCTTTCTATTTTCAAAATCACGGTCGGTAATATCATTTTTTAGAAGATCTAAATCTTTTAATTTGATTTTTTGAT
This genomic window contains:
- a CDS encoding S9 family peptidase; the protein is MKIAKLSLLFLFLGSFLFAQNQKFTIAEAVNGLRSNLAVKNISQFSWADDGKSYYQSAKNAYMVTDLASHKGDTLVSLYQLNKNLDLDKKLKTFPRITFITKDKGYFTQDSNYFWVERSGKDWKVRDWINIDKEAENIEMLSDNEGFVYTVKNNLYLNRNGKIVAITDDSEENIVNGQAVHQREFGIEKGIFISPDNSKIAFYRMDQTMVGDYPIIDWSVVPAVNKNIKYPMAGTPSHHVTLGVYDIKSNTKRFLNIEGDPEQYLTAITWSPDSKSIFVGVLNRDQNDMKMNQYNALSGNFIKKLFEEQSDKYVEPQHPLLFFPNSNTDFIWQSQRTGYNHLFHYNVDKGLVAQLTKGDWVVTEVLGFNEKKKEIYYVSTQVSPLERHLYKVDWTNFKTQRLAQGVGMHTGILSKDGSQLYDFYSNATTPRVVNVINTNTLKTRNILSAENPLKNYDRPEIKNVTLKADDGTPLYGKIILPTDFDANKKYPVIVYLYNGPHAQLVTDSFPASGNLWYEFMAQKGYIVFTMDGRGSSNRGLKFEQAIFRHAGETEMKDQLQGVAYLKSLPYVDADRLGIHGWSYGGFMTTSFMLKHPDVFKVAVAGGPVIDWNMYEIMYTERYMDSPQNNPEGYKQANLLDKVQNLKGHLLMIHGAQDNVVVWQHSMNFLKAAVDHGVQMDYFVYPGHEHNVLGKDRVHLMQKVTDYFDEYLKK
- a CDS encoding phosphatase PAP2 family protein; protein product: MKKILFFWVYCFFVMLSPAQRKVTLVIQDKPFDFQYKKLYVPAGLMISGIVADGRGQESLKNEVVEERNEHLFGFTNHLDDYAQFSPLVAIYGFEALGMKAQTDWKNRTAILIKGQILNLGLVYILKKTLKETRPDGTAYSFPSGHTANAFAGATMLSIEYGKNHKWVPYVAYGVATSVGVMRMANNKHYISDVLFGAGLGILSMKVAYWTHQYQWNKPKSDQDPLAVLYKSSAKIRN
- a CDS encoding YceI family protein, giving the protein MATQWNLDQSHSEITFKVRHMMISNVKGSFTNFNATMEAADDTFKTAKVNATIQTDSVNTNSADRDTHLKSEDFFNVEANPQITFETDSLNNEITGNLTINGVTKPVKLDVEFGGINVDPWGNTKAGFSFEGKIKRSDFGLNWNAALEAGGVMVSDDVKIAGELQFVKA
- a CDS encoding acyl-CoA carboxylase subunit beta gives rise to the protein MNLEFNKREDQNKLKLGAINSLLSEIKKGGGEKRLQKQRDEGKLTARERIDYLLDKNSDSIEIGAFAGYEMYEEQGGCPSGGVVVVMGYVSGKQCLVVANDASVKAGAWFPITAKKNLRAQEISMENRLPIIYLVDSAGVFLPMQDEIFPDKEHFGRIFRNNAKMSSMGIIQISAVMGSCVAGGAYLPIMSDEAMIVDKTGSIFLAGSYLVKAAIGENIDNETLGGATTHCEISGVTDYKAKDDKDALNRIRTIMKSIGDYDKAGFDRTESFPPKESIENIFGHMPVSRGDQYDSFDIIKCLVDQSEYEEYKADYGKTIICATARIDGWSVGIVANQRKLVKSGKGEMQFGGVIYSDSADKATRFIANCNQRKIPLLFLQDVTGFMVGSKSEHGGIIKDGAKMVNAVANSVVPKFTVITGNSYGAGNYAMCGKAYDPRLIVAWPWSELAVMGGTQAAKVLAQIQESTLKKQGKEISDEEHQEILDTISKRYKKQTEPTYAAARLWTDAIINPVDTRKWISMGIEAANHAPITEKFNLGVIQV
- a CDS encoding DMT family transporter, which translates into the protein MVQKSALFRLHLIVFLWGFTAILGKLIHADASILVFYRMFFAALFLFIFIRFFKKESLKISKKLFLQLSVIGGFMAFHWLCFFYSIKVSNVSIALSCLSLSTLFASVLEPLIFKRKIDVSEVIMGVVILICMGLIFKTEFQYKEGIFYGILTALFGTIFSVFNGKIFGKTSSGNIIFYEIFSGCAILTVLYLFTGQLFQLHEISMRDLTLVLILASFFTAYPMLESVNLMKYISPFTLILTVNLEPVYGIILAFFIFGESEQMSPIFYGASVVMISAIIVNGVLKARKSTAAKKVQDS
- a CDS encoding putative type IX sorting system protein PorV2, translated to MIKILFAAFLFFGFISEAQIVRKYSNEFLSIGAGARGLAMGGAVISSQNDVYSPMWNPAGLIGVERDWQGAAMHAEYFESIAKYDYLAFAKPVDNKGGAFAISIVRLGIDNILNTTQLIDPEGNIDYDKITSFSQSDYAALVSYAFHPGGDQRLDFGVNAKLVYRNVGKFASGYGFGFDLGAIYHADSGWNYGAVLKDATTTVNFWTVNQKELSAVVNGEEFNPAPKDKMELTMPKLNLGLSRNFELNRDLELLPEAGINVDFAKTAAVISTDFASITPYAGAELKFQDMVFVRVGVNRFQNITDIENLKRKISFQPSAGIGIKYQGLTLDYAITNSGIGGSNFYSNFFSLKLDMGDFRN
- the uvrC gene encoding excinuclease ABC subunit UvrC; amino-acid sequence: MNADLELQLKTLPSDPGVYRYYDKLNQLLYVGKAKNLKKRVLSYFNKNQAGYRTRIMVAKIFRLETTVVNSEYDALLLENNLIKEHQPFYNVMLKDDKTYPWICIKNEDFPRVFMTRNKIKDGSEYFGPYAKVRPAKFLLDTIKHIYKIRTCNLNLAPAKIAEGKYRVCLEYHIKNCEGPCEMLEMKESYDRKIEAIRGIIKGDFRIAKEYLVNQMMSFAENLEFENAQMVKERMDLLDNYQVKHTVVNPSINDVDVFGMTSDETAAYINYFKIQNGNIIQSFTTEIKKILEESDEDMLEEAMIEIRQKFNSDSKEILIPFHLTLEIPNVKLIVPKVGDKKRIVELSEKNAKEYRIEKLKQVQIIDPERHTNRIMAEMQKLLRMPEEPRHIEGFDNSNIQGTNPVSACVVFKDGKPSKADYRIFHPKTVVGPDDYKTMEEVIYRRYKRLLDEAEPLPQLILIDGGKGQLSSAVKSLKLLGLYGKITIIGIAKRLEEIYFPEDSIPLYLDKKSETLKILQRVRDESHRFGVKHHRTRRKNSTIKSELEEIPGVGVKTIEMLLQKLKSVKRVKESNLETLEEILGQSKGKMVWEYFNSGS